The following nucleotide sequence is from Komagataeibacter medellinensis NBRC 3288.
GCGTGGCCCGCCAGCCCGCAAAGCCCAGCACGGCCGCCACCGCAATACCGCCCAGAACCTCCAGCATCGGGTCCACCCGCGCGCGCCCGTGCGCGATGCGCAGCAGGCCCGCATGCAACCCGTCCAGCACGTGGGCGGCGCGCTTTTCCTCCGCCTGTTCCAGCCGGTAGACGCGGATAGTACGCGACTGGCTGAAACTTTCCGCCAGCATGGCGCTGGTCTCGCCTATCTGTTCGTGTACGCCACCGGATTCCCGGCGCAGCCGCCTGCCCAGCCTGCGCACTGGCATGGCGGCAATGGGGTACAGCACGGCGGCGATCAGGCTTAGCTCCCAGTCCATGTACAGCATGGAAGCGATCAACCCCACCACGGTCACCGCATCGCCCAACGCGTTGGTCGCGCGGATCATGGCTTCACGAATCGAGACGGCATCGGTGGTGAAGCGAGCTGCGATCTGGGCCGGGGCCTCGGTTTCAAGGCGCGAGATGTCAGCGTGGACCAGGTGGTGGAACATGCGCCCCTGCAGGCCCCGGATCACCAGCAGCACAAGCGACTGCACCGCAATCGACTGCCCGTACTGCGAGATGGCCTTGGCCACGGTAATCACCACCACCAGAATCGGCACCTGGTACAGGATGCGCGGGTCGTGATCTGCAAACATGTCCAACGCGCGCTGGATGACCAGCGGATAGAGCGCGCTGAAAATGGCCATGAGCGCGGTCAGCACCATGACAGCCACGATGCGCAGCTTGTGACAGGCCAGTTCCTCATGCCACAACCGGCGCATGAGCGTGCGCGACGGGATCGTAGCCTTGGGTCTGGCCTGACTAGACTGAGGAATTGCGTTCATCAATCGGCCTATAACCGCATGCCCCGACAAAACAAAGCGTCGCGACATGGGGTTACAAATTATGTCTACCCTGAGCCACCGCCAGCAGCCTCCGGCCCAGCAGGCAGCAGGCTGCGCATATGGGCCACGCAGGCAGCATGGCTGGCCGTGCAGCCGCCCGCAAGCCACCACTGGCGTACCTGCAACAGCACCTGCCCCATGCTCGCCCCCGGCACGCAGCCGGCTGCCAGAAGGTCACGCCCACCCAGCGGAAAAACCGGGCGAGGCGTCTGCGCCAGCACGCGGCGCAACGCGTCCCATGTGAGATCGGGTGCGCCCAGTGTTTCCGCCTGTGCCAGCCAGGCGCGCCACAGCAGGTCGCGCGGCACATCATCCGCCAGCAGGCGGGCAATGGCTGCGCCATCCAATCCGGGCCGGGGCACCGGGGCCGCGCGTGCCTGCGCCAGCGCCGTGCCATCGGCGCGCGATAGCCTGAGATGGCGGGCCACCGTCTGCACATCGCCCTCCAGCAGGGCGGCAAGGCGCAGCACCGCCTCATCGGGCGCACCACAGGCCAGCAGGCGCTCCAGCCGCCCGATATCCCATGGCGGCGGCAATACATGGACCAGCACGCCACACCCCGCCATCTGCCCCAGTGTCAGGACAACATGCGGGCCGACGAGGATACGTCGCAGTTCCGACCACACCCGCTCGACCGAAAGGCGGTCGATCATGCCGGCAAGCGCCGTGACCGCCGCCATCGCCTCCGCATCGGGTGCGCCATGGCCATAGCGGGCCTGAAAGCGGAAAAAGCGCAGGATACGCAGCGCATCCTCGGCAATACGGGTGCGCGCGGCTCCCACAAAGCGCACGCGCCCGGCCGCAAGGTCCGCCTTGCCACCAAAATAGTCATGCACCACACCCGCGCTGTCACACGACATGGCATTGATGGTGAAGTCACGCCTTGCCGCATCCTCACGCCAGTCATGGGTCCAGGCAACGGTAGCGTGGCGACCATCGGTCTCCTCATCGCGCCGCAGGGTCGTGATCTCGAAAGGGCGACCATCCAGCACCGCCGTGACCGTGCCATGGGCAAGCCCGGTCGGCACCACTTTCACGCCCGCCGCCTTAAGTCGTGCCATCACCACATCAGGGGCGCAGGGGATGGCCAGGTCGATATCAGCCACCGCCCGCCCACACAGCAGATCACGCACCGCGCCACCCACAAGTCGGGCATCGGGCAGGATGGCCCATAGTCGGGCCAACTGCGCCCTTATACCGGGTATGGCGCGGTGCAGGCGCTCAAGGGGTGTGTGCTGGGTCATGTCTCATCAGGCATGTGGGAGAGCGGGAAGAAGACATGCTCGCTCCATACCCCAAGGCAGGGCACACCATGGCAATGCCCCGCCACCGCAAGGGCCGCCAGTTCGTAATAGACCGGGCGGGTGATGCGGGCCTCGATCGGCAGGGCGCCGTCGCCATCGCGCACATGCACGTAGGGCACCGGACCTGTACCACAGTCCGCGCACGGAACATCCCACGCGCAGCGAATCGGGTGCGTGGCACCGGCACAGACCACCTGGTCCACATTGGTGCGGAAGGAAAGCACCTGCCCGCGCCCGCAACCGCGCCATTCCAGCCCGACAACCACAAAGGGGGCATCCTCCACCTCGATCGTGCCTTCCTCCACCGGGGTCTGCAGCCGGTAGCCACCCTGCGCGTCACGCCGCAGGGTGGAAGCGAACAGGCAGACCATCGGCTTGCGGCGTATGGGAGAGCCACGGTACAGCCATGTCCCGTCCCGCCTGATCAGGAACGGCAGGGTGCCACATCGGCCCGCCTGCGCGGTGGGGAAGGACGGCATGGCCTTTCCCGTCTCGAAATCGTCCATCAATTGCGTTAACCCGACACTATGGAAGCTGCTTGGGGTTGATATAGGGATCAACACCGGCTTGATGAAACCCCCGGACCTGTCAGACTGTTGGAATGATGACCATGGATGATACCCCTCCCCTCCATGCGACGCCACAGGCGGGCATGACATCCCCCACCGACCTGACCGGCGCGCAGATTGCCGAACAGGCCGAAGCCATCGGCCACCGCCTGCGCGACGTGCGCGCGGAAATCGGCCAGGTCATACTGGGGCAAGACCGGGTGGTGGAGCTTGCGCTCACATCCATCCTGGCCGGCGGGCATGCGCTGCTGGTGGGGGCGCCGGGACTAGGCAAGACGCTGCTGGTCACAACGCTGGGTCACGTACTGGGCATGGATGCGCGGCGCGTGCAGTTCACGCCCGACCTCATGCCATCGGACATTCTGGGCAGCGAGATCCTGGATGAGGACGAGAGCGGCCGCCGCAGCTTCCGCTTTGTGGCGGGGCCGGTATTCTGCCAGTTGCTGATGGCCGACGAAATCAACCGCGCCAGCCCGCGCACCCAGTCCGCCCTGCTGCAGGCCATGCAGGAGCGTGAGGTGGCGATTGCTGGCGCCAACCACCAACTCCCCCGCCCTTTCCATGTTCTGGCCACCCAGAACCCGATTGAGCAGGAAGGCACGTATCCCCTGCCCGAAGCCCAGCTTGACCGCTTCATGATGCAGGTGATGCTGGACTTCCCCACTGCCGAGGCAGAACGCGCCATGCTGCTGGCCACCACTGGCACCACTACCGCCACCGCCCGCCCGGTCATGACGGCGACCGACGTGATACAGGCGCAGGCGCTTGTGCGCGCGCTGCCGGTGGGCGCGCAGGTGGTTGATGCCATTGTGCGCCTTGTGCGCGCCGCGCGCCCAGAAACCACCGATGACCCCACCGTGCGTGAAGCCGTGGCCTGGGGTCCCGGTCCGCGTGCGGCCCAGGCGCTGATGCTGGCCACCCGGGCGCGCGCCCTGCTTGATGGCCGCCTTTCGCCGGGTATGGAAGACGTGCGCGCCTTGGCACAGCCCATTCTGGCACACCGCATGGCGCTATCCTTTACCGCGCGGGCAGAAAACATGCGCCTGCCCGCGCTGATCGACACACTGGTCGGACGGATCGGCTGACATTGCCCGCACTCCCGCCCTTTTTCTCCCGCCTGAAAGCCCGGTTCCGGTCACACGGCACGGCGGTCTCCGCCCCCGGCAGCCCGGGCAGCGTTACCCTGCCACGCAATGCCGTGTCCGCCACGGCACTCGCCGATGCACTGGCCAGCAGGATGCCCGCGCTGATCGTGGCAGCACAGCAGATCGCGCGGAATGTGGGGGCGGGCACCCATCCGCGCCGCAGGGCGGGCCAGGGCGATGAATTCTGGCAGTACCGCCCAGCCATGGCAGGCGAGGCCGCAAGCCATATCGACTGGCGACAGTCCGCGCGTGGGGACCGGGCCTTCGTGCGTGAGCATGAAGCCCAGACCCCGCACACCATCTGCATATGGTGCGATAACAGCGCCTCCATGCGGTGGCATTCCGCTGACAGCCTGCCGCTCAAAGCAGAACGTGCCTTCCTCCTTGCCCTGGCCAGCGCGGCCATGCTGCTGCGGCAGGGTGAACAGTTACGCCTGCTGACCACCGATGGCATGCCGCCCCTGCGCCTGTCGGGCCATCGGGCGCTGGAACGCATGGCCCATGCCCTGCTGGCGGCACTGCGTGTGGCGGCAGCGGCCCCCGCCCTGCCACAGCCCGCCAGCCTGCCCGCGCGCAGCCATGTTCTGCTGTTTGGCGACGGGCTTTACCCGACGGACGATCTGTCCGCCTTCCTGCGCGCGGCCCGGGCCCGGCAAGCCACCTGCACGCTGGTGGAAGTGATTGACCCGGCGGAAGCGCACCTGCCCTACGAAGGCCATACCCGCTTTACCGGGCTGGAGGACGATACGACCCTGCAACTCAACGCCAGCGCCGACCTGCGCCAGACCTATGCCACGCTGTGGGCGCGCCACCAGTCCACCCTGCGCGACCTGTGTCGGGCGGGCGGCGGCCCGATGATCCCGCATCTGACTGAACAGCCCCCCGAACAGGCGCTTCTTGCCCTACATGCCCTGCCCGGCATGGGGGGGCGGCCATGATGCTGCTCGCGCCATGGATGCTGCTGGGCCTGCTGGGCCTGCCGGTAGTATGGTGGCTGCTGCACGCGCTACCGCCGGCAGCGCGCTCGCAACCCTTTCCGCCCACCACCCTGCTGCGCGCGCTTGATGCCCCCCCGCCAGATGCCACATCCGCCCCACTGTGGCGGCTGCTCCTGCGCTGCCTTGCCGTGGGGCTTGTGGTGCTGGGGCTGGCGCAGCCAGTATTTCCACGCGGGCAGGCCGGCATGGCGGATGCGGATTGCCTGATCGTGGTGGATAATGGCTGGGCCGCGGCCGCAACGTGGCCCGCGCGCGTGCATGCGCTGGACAGCCTGCTCGACCATCTTGCCCGCACCGGGCACAGCGCGCGCCTGCTGCTGACCGCGCGCGAGGATGCGCTGGCCTCCGTTACCGTCCAGCCCGCACGGCAGGCGCAGGTGCTGCGCGGCATGCTTGACCCGCTGCTGCCCCGCGCATGGCCGGTGGACCGGGCTGCCGCCACGCAGGCGCTGGACCAACTTGCCCGGCAGGGCTGGCACGGACCGGTGGTCTATATATCGGATGGGCTGGCAACACCTGCCGATGGAGGCTTTGCCACCGCGCTGGCCGCGATCGGCCCGGTGCACGAGATGCAGATGCCGGATTCAGACATTACTCTGCTTGCCCCCGCAACCAATGGCGGCAATGGCCTGACGACCCGCCTGCAGGCGGTGCCCCGCGCCCATCCACGCACCTGGCAGCTCCGCCTTGAAACCGCGACCGGCGGCACTCTGGGCCTACTGCCCATAACCCTGGCAGCAGGGCAGGCGCATGCGGATATCACCCCCAAACTGCCCGCCGAACTGCGCAACAAGATCGATCACCTGTCACTTGATGGCATGGTGGGACCCGCGGGCATCCGCCTGCTTGATGAGCGTGAGCGCCAGCACCCGGTGGGGCTGATTGCCAATGCCGCGTCCGACACACCCCTCATGGGCAGCCTGTTCTACCTGCGCCGGGCGCTGCAACCCGTGGCCGAACTGCGTGAGGGCGATCTGAACGCACTGCTGGCCCGCCCACTTTCGGTCATCATTGCCCCCGATGGCACGCTGGGCAACCCGGACAGCCGCCGCAAGGTGGAAACGTGGGTGCGCGCGGGTGGCACGCTCATCCGCTTTGCAGGCCCGCTGCTCATCCAGGGACCAGACGCACCGGGGCAGGACCAGGCACATACGGATACACTGCTACCGGTGGCGCTGATGGGAGGTGAACGGGTGCTGGGAGGCACCATGTCATGGAGCAAACCCGAACACCTGGCTCCCTTTCCTGCCGCCTCCCCTTTCCATGACCTTGACATCCCTGCCGATGTTACGGTCTCGCGGCAGGTTCTGGCCCAGCCTTCCACCGATCTGGACAGCCATAGCTGGGCCCGGCTGACCGATGGCACGCCACTGGTCACCCACACCATGCTGGGGGCGGGACAGGTCGTGCTGTTCCATGTCACCAGCACGGCGGAATGGTCGAACCTGCCGCTGTCGGGTCTGTTCGTGAGCATGCTGACGCACCTGATCGACCAGGCATCGGGCATCGAGACACCGGCGGGCACCACCATGCTGGCCCCTTACATGGTACTGGATGGTGATGGGGCGCTGGTCTCGCCGCCAGCGGGGGCACAGGCGCTACGGGCCGATGCGTTTGGCCAGACCGCGCCCACGCCCGCGCACCCGCCGGGGCTGTACGGGCCACGCAACAGCAGGCGTGCGCTCAATCCGGGCGATGGCACATCTGCCCTTGCCCCACAGGCCCCGATCGGCACCGTGTCCGACCTGCATGGGCAGGTGGCGGATATCGCCATCGGACCGCCGCTGTTGGTACTGGCTGTCCTTGCGCTGCTGGCTGATGGGGCGATCAGCGTGGTTCAGCGCGGGAGCCGGTGGCGCCGCGGGTTGGCGGCAGGGCTGGCATTGGCCTGCACGCTGGCCGCGCCCGCCCGTGCCGACGACATCCCGCCCGATGTGCCCCGCGCCGCGCTGGAAACACGGCTGGCCTATATCGTAACCGGGCATGACGAGACCGACAGCGTATCGCGCGAAGGGCTGCAGGGCCTGTCCGACTATGTCAATGCCCGCACCTCCGCCGTGCTGGGCCATCCAGATGGTGTTGTGCCCGAGCATGATGATCTGTCCTACTATCCGCTCATCTACTGGCCGGTCACGGCCGATGCCACGACTACACCCGCGCGCACGGCGGCGCTGAACACCTACATGCGCCACGGCGGCATCCTGCTGATCGACGCGCAGGGCCAGGACCCGGCAACCGCGCCGGAAAACGCCAACGGCAACTATACCGGATCCGCCCCCGGCACGGCGGCGGCCCTGCGGCGGATGACGGCGGGGCTGGACATCCCGCCACTGGCGCGCCTCGACAACCGCCATGTGCTGGCCCACACTTTCTACCTGCTGCACAACTTTCCCGGCCGGTATGACGGCATGCCGGTCTGGGTGGCGCAGGAAGGTGACAGCACGAATGACGGGGTCAGCCCCGTCATTATCGGCAGCAACGACTGGGCGCATGCCTGGGCGGTGGATGATACGGGCAACACCCCGTATGCTCCTGTGCCCGACGGGGCGGAGCAGCGCGTACTGGCCTACCGCTTTGGCGTCAATGCCGTAATCTATGCGCTGACGGGCAACTACAAGGCGGATCAGGTGCATGTGCCCGCCCTGCTCAAACGGCTGGGGGAATAAGGGCATGCCCGACCTGTCACGCCACATGGTGGCATTCAGCCCGCTTGTGCCCCTGTGGTGCCTGTGTGCACTGGTCGCCGCGATGACCGTGCTGGCGGTGCTGGGGCTTGCGCGCCGGGTGCGCGGCAGCGTGTGGCGTCTGCTGGCGGGGCTTGGCATTGTAGCGTGGCTGTTCAACCCCCAGCGCATTACCGAGACATGGCACCCCCTGCCCGAGACCGCGCTGATCGTGGTGGATCAGTCAGGCTCCATGTCCGAACGCAGGCGGGCCGACATGGCGCGCAGTGCCGCCGAGCGCGTGCAGGCAGCCATGAACCGGGTGCCCGGCCTCGTACCGCGTATCGTGACACTGCGCGAAGCCCGGCATGGCGGTACAAGGCTGTTTGGCGCGCTGCAGCAGGCAGCGGCGGACATTCCGCCCGCCCGCCTGGCAGGCGCGGTGCTGATTACCGATGGCGAGGACCATGACGTACCCGCCAGCGTACCCGATATGCTCAACCCCGATAACGGCCACGGCCAGCGCACCATGCTGCCGCTGCATGTGCTGCTGACGGCAAGGGGAGAGGAAACCGACCGCCACCTGCGCGTACTACAGGCGCCCCCTTTCGCCATTGTGGGCAAGGACGTGACCATACAGGTGGAAATTGACGACCAGGGCACGCATACCATTCCGGGCGCGACCACCGAGCTTACGCTGACACAGGGCGATGGCACGACCTTCTCGCGCCCTGTCAGGATCGGCCAGCCACAGGATATAACCCTGCCCGTGACCCATCCGGGCGAGATGCTGGTGGGCCTGTCCGCCCCGGAACTGCCCGGCGAGGTCTCGACGCGCAACAACCATGATGTCATCCGCATCAACGGCGTGCGTGACCGGCTGCGTGTACTGCTGGTCTCGGGCACGCCCAATCAGGGCGAGCGTGTCTGGCGGCGGCTGCTCAAGGCCGACCCGTCGGTCGACCTGGTGCACTTCACGATCCTGCGCCCGCCCGACCGCGATGACGGCACGCCGCTGTCCGACCTCGCCCTCATTGCCTTTCCGGTCAATGAACTGTTCCAGCAGAAGATAGACCAGTTCGACCTGATCATCCTCGACGGGTTCGAGAACCGCGGTATCCTGCCCGAGGCCTATCTGCGCAACATCGTCAACCACATCCGTGCGGGCGGTGGGTTGCTGCTGATTGGCGGGCCGGAATTCCTTACCCCCGGCTCACTACAGGACACGGCGCTTTCGGACATCCTGCCCGCGCATGTCACAACGAATGACGGCATGGCCGTGCGCCGCTTCCGCCCCGACCTGACCGAGACCGGCATGCGCCATCCCGTCACCTCCGGCCTGCCGGGTGCGCCCGAACACGCGGGCGCGCAGCCCGGCTGGGGGCCATGGTACCGCAGCCTGCGCACTGACAGCGCGGGCGGCGAGGTGCTGATGACAGGCCCCGACCACCAGCCCCTGCTGGTGCTGGACCACGCCGGCAAGGGGCGCGTGGCCTTTCTGCTGTCGGATCAGGCGTGGCTGTGGTCGCATGGCGAGGGAGGCGGCGGCCCACAGTCGGAACTGCTGCGGCGTATCTCGCACTGGCTGATGAAGGAGCCGGAACTGGAGGAAAACCAGCTGGAAGCCGAGATCACGGCGGGACAGATGACTATTACCCGCCGCTCGGTTACCTCTGGCCCGCCCCCGGTCGTGCATGTCATCGCCCCCGACGGCACCAGCCAGACAGTCACGCTGGAGGTGGCGGGCAGTACCGGCCTTGCACGCGCGCGTATCCCCGCAGGGCTGGACGGGATATGGACCGTGCGTGACGGAACGGGGCACGAAGCCTTCGCCGCCCCGCGCACACAGGACCCGCTGGAGTTTGCCGACCTGCGGGCAACGGCATCGGTGCTGGCACCCATGGCGGCGGCAACAGGTGGCGGTGTGCACTGGCTGGGGGATGACCCCCATGCTCCTTCCCTGCCGGAAATAACTATCGCAGGTGGGCGCAATGCCTCATCAGCCAGCCGGTTTGCCTTCCCCCCGCGTAACGCCCATGCCGTGGCGGGCCAGCAGACCAGCACCCTCTTGCCCACATGGGCCATGGCCGTGTTTGTAGGGCTGATGCTGCTTATGGCGTGGTGGCGGGAAAGCCGTTTCTGACGGAAAGATGATTAAAGATCGCATCCACCACAATTTTGCGCTAATCACCGATACTGGCTGGTGCCATGCGGCCGGTTCGCGTCGCAGGCTGAACGTTCATTCTCGGGACAGGACATGATTTCCAGAGCCGGTATATATCTTCTTGTCGCCACCGTGCTTGCAGGCCTGCCCGTGCTGTGCATGCCCATTCACATGGCCCACGCACAGGATGCCGATGAGGCGGAAGCCGAGGCTGATGCCGCCGAGGCCTCAAAAAAGGCCGAGGCCCGCCGCGCCGCCAAAGCGGCCGCGCCTCCTGCCGCTCTGCCCGGCGCTGAATCGCGTGAGGAAGAGCACGGCCACGCCAGCGCTGACATGAACCCGACCGACGCCCTGTTCGATGCCATAAACCGTGGCAGCCTAGGTGCCGCAAAGGAAGCCCTGAACCGGGGTGCCGACATGACCGGCCATAACGTGCTGGGCCAGACACCGCTGGATATGGCGATCGACCTGAACCGCAACGACATCACCTTCCTGCTGTTGTCGATGCGCACCTTCTCGGATTCTGACCCGCATTTCGCTTCCACCAGCCTGGCGGAAGACGATGCCGATGCCGCCCCGCCGCCTGTCGGTTCACACCACACCACCGCCACCACCATCGACAGACGTTATGATGCATCCGGCGGCCATGCCGAGCCCTCCATTGGCTTTCTGGGCTTTGGTGGCAGCTAGAGCATATCCAGTTTGAATGGACACATTCGAACTGGTGAAGATGCTCGATAAACAATGAGTTAGAGAAATTTCACTGAGCCAGAGTTCAGTGGAATTGCTCTAGGTCGCGCATCAGGCTCCGGGGCCAATATCCAGGCTGGCCTCGATCGCCCTGATTTCCGCCACGATCTCATCAGCCGTACGCGTGCCGCATGTCCGGGTCTGGGTAAGCAGGATGAACTCCACCGTCTTGGGCCGCGCGGAATGGCGCTGACGGCTTACGCGATAACGCTTGTAGCCGCGCGTAAAAACCTGCACCTGACCCCGCTCGCAGTTGGCACGCACCATGTCAGCCAGCGGTATGAAGCCATCCGTACTGTAACTAGTGGCGATCCAGCGCGTATCGAGCACGGACAGCAACTGCTGGTAGGCCGCAAGCGCCAGGACGCGATGGTTGTAGGCACTGCGCCGCGCGCTGCGCCAGTCCTGCCTTATGGCCGACTTGTCCCGCCCCGTGATCTTGGGGGCAAGGCAGGGCTGGTCCCACAAGGTTATGGTGTTGAGCACATGATAATTCGCACCATAGGGATGCTGGTTGTACGGCGGATCGATGTAAGCAATGGCATTGTCCGCCATCACCAGCCCGGCAAGATTGGCGGCAAGATCCTGTGCGTCCATGCGCAGGACATGGTTGTCACGCCCGTTATCGATAAAGCGGGCCGGGCGAAGTTGCAGGTCAGCCGCGATGCGGTAGAGGGCAGTGCCAGTCCGGCCGCCCCACCCCCGGTGAAATCCCTTGAACAGCCCACTGGTATTGCTGTTGTAACTGGCGCTGTACAGTAAGGGGGCCAGCAGGCTGGCCTTCTGTCCCACCGTCAGTAGGCCATCGTGCTCCCAGCGCACAATCCGCTCGCGGATGGCGTCAATCCGCATGCCATTCTTGCGCATATAGAACATCCGGTCGCGCGCAATATCGTAATGCACATCATCATCCGGGCACAGATGACGGGTCACCCACCCTTCCACCGGGGATAAGGCGTTGAGTTCGGCCACGACCTGTGCGTAACTGCGACCGCCATAGAACCAGGGGGCCGTCTGCATGCCCACATGGCAGTAATTGAGCACCTCGCTATAAGGTTCCCAATCATTGGCCAACACGCGAAAGCCCAGACGCTTGGCCAGGCGGGAGACCACGCCGGTACCAGCAAACAGGTCAATGAAGTCTGTCCGGGCCGGGTCCGCCCCTGTGGCGGCAATGGCCTGGGCGATCAGGCCCAGCAGCTTGCGCTTGTTGCCAATATAGGGGATCAGCTGGCTGAACAGGTACTCATCAGTCAACACGGCAGAATGGCGCGCGGCATGCCATTCCATTGCTTCCATGGCGGCCATGCCATGCGCCCCGTCAAGGGCGGGGCGGCGGTTCATGCCTCCATTGTCCTGACTGCCCTGCTCTCATTGCCGATTCAGG
It contains:
- a CDS encoding CCA tRNA nucleotidyltransferase, coding for MTQHTPLERLHRAIPGIRAQLARLWAILPDARLVGGAVRDLLCGRAVADIDLAIPCAPDVVMARLKAAGVKVVPTGLAHGTVTAVLDGRPFEITTLRRDEETDGRHATVAWTHDWREDAARRDFTINAMSCDSAGVVHDYFGGKADLAAGRVRFVGAARTRIAEDALRILRFFRFQARYGHGAPDAEAMAAVTALAGMIDRLSVERVWSELRRILVGPHVVLTLGQMAGCGVLVHVLPPPWDIGRLERLLACGAPDEAVLRLAALLEGDVQTVARHLRLSRADGTALAQARAAPVPRPGLDGAAIARLLADDVPRDLLWRAWLAQAETLGAPDLTWDALRRVLAQTPRPVFPLGGRDLLAAGCVPGASMGQVLLQVRQWWLAGGCTASHAACVAHMRSLLPAGPEAAGGGSG
- a CDS encoding DUF1285 domain-containing protein; the protein is MDDFETGKAMPSFPTAQAGRCGTLPFLIRRDGTWLYRGSPIRRKPMVCLFASTLRRDAQGGYRLQTPVEEGTIEVEDAPFVVVGLEWRGCGRGQVLSFRTNVDQVVCAGATHPIRCAWDVPCADCGTGPVPYVHVRDGDGALPIEARITRPVYYELAALAVAGHCHGVPCLGVWSEHVFFPLSHMPDET
- a CDS encoding AAA family ATPase, whose translation is MMTMDDTPPLHATPQAGMTSPTDLTGAQIAEQAEAIGHRLRDVRAEIGQVILGQDRVVELALTSILAGGHALLVGAPGLGKTLLVTTLGHVLGMDARRVQFTPDLMPSDILGSEILDEDESGRRSFRFVAGPVFCQLLMADEINRASPRTQSALLQAMQEREVAIAGANHQLPRPFHVLATQNPIEQEGTYPLPEAQLDRFMMQVMLDFPTAEAERAMLLATTGTTTATARPVMTATDVIQAQALVRALPVGAQVVDAIVRLVRAARPETTDDPTVREAVAWGPGPRAAQALMLATRARALLDGRLSPGMEDVRALAQPILAHRMALSFTARAENMRLPALIDTLVGRIG
- a CDS encoding DUF58 domain-containing protein, with protein sequence MPALPPFFSRLKARFRSHGTAVSAPGSPGSVTLPRNAVSATALADALASRMPALIVAAQQIARNVGAGTHPRRRAGQGDEFWQYRPAMAGEAASHIDWRQSARGDRAFVREHEAQTPHTICIWCDNSASMRWHSADSLPLKAERAFLLALASAAMLLRQGEQLRLLTTDGMPPLRLSGHRALERMAHALLAALRVAAAAPALPQPASLPARSHVLLFGDGLYPTDDLSAFLRAARARQATCTLVEVIDPAEAHLPYEGHTRFTGLEDDTTLQLNASADLRQTYATLWARHQSTLRDLCRAGGGPMIPHLTEQPPEQALLALHALPGMGGRP
- a CDS encoding DUF4159 domain-containing protein encodes the protein MMLLAPWMLLGLLGLPVVWWLLHALPPAARSQPFPPTTLLRALDAPPPDATSAPLWRLLLRCLAVGLVVLGLAQPVFPRGQAGMADADCLIVVDNGWAAAATWPARVHALDSLLDHLARTGHSARLLLTAREDALASVTVQPARQAQVLRGMLDPLLPRAWPVDRAAATQALDQLARQGWHGPVVYISDGLATPADGGFATALAAIGPVHEMQMPDSDITLLAPATNGGNGLTTRLQAVPRAHPRTWQLRLETATGGTLGLLPITLAAGQAHADITPKLPAELRNKIDHLSLDGMVGPAGIRLLDERERQHPVGLIANAASDTPLMGSLFYLRRALQPVAELREGDLNALLARPLSVIIAPDGTLGNPDSRRKVETWVRAGGTLIRFAGPLLIQGPDAPGQDQAHTDTLLPVALMGGERVLGGTMSWSKPEHLAPFPAASPFHDLDIPADVTVSRQVLAQPSTDLDSHSWARLTDGTPLVTHTMLGAGQVVLFHVTSTAEWSNLPLSGLFVSMLTHLIDQASGIETPAGTTMLAPYMVLDGDGALVSPPAGAQALRADAFGQTAPTPAHPPGLYGPRNSRRALNPGDGTSALAPQAPIGTVSDLHGQVADIAIGPPLLVLAVLALLADGAISVVQRGSRWRRGLAAGLALACTLAAPARADDIPPDVPRAALETRLAYIVTGHDETDSVSREGLQGLSDYVNARTSAVLGHPDGVVPEHDDLSYYPLIYWPVTADATTTPARTAALNTYMRHGGILLIDAQGQDPATAPENANGNYTGSAPGTAAALRRMTAGLDIPPLARLDNRHVLAHTFYLLHNFPGRYDGMPVWVAQEGDSTNDGVSPVIIGSNDWAHAWAVDDTGNTPYAPVPDGAEQRVLAYRFGVNAVIYALTGNYKADQVHVPALLKRLGE
- a CDS encoding VWA domain-containing protein, producing the protein MPDLSRHMVAFSPLVPLWCLCALVAAMTVLAVLGLARRVRGSVWRLLAGLGIVAWLFNPQRITETWHPLPETALIVVDQSGSMSERRRADMARSAAERVQAAMNRVPGLVPRIVTLREARHGGTRLFGALQQAAADIPPARLAGAVLITDGEDHDVPASVPDMLNPDNGHGQRTMLPLHVLLTARGEETDRHLRVLQAPPFAIVGKDVTIQVEIDDQGTHTIPGATTELTLTQGDGTTFSRPVRIGQPQDITLPVTHPGEMLVGLSAPELPGEVSTRNNHDVIRINGVRDRLRVLLVSGTPNQGERVWRRLLKADPSVDLVHFTILRPPDRDDGTPLSDLALIAFPVNELFQQKIDQFDLIILDGFENRGILPEAYLRNIVNHIRAGGGLLLIGGPEFLTPGSLQDTALSDILPAHVTTNDGMAVRRFRPDLTETGMRHPVTSGLPGAPEHAGAQPGWGPWYRSLRTDSAGGEVLMTGPDHQPLLVLDHAGKGRVAFLLSDQAWLWSHGEGGGGPQSELLRRISHWLMKEPELEENQLEAEITAGQMTITRRSVTSGPPPVVHVIAPDGTSQTVTLEVAGSTGLARARIPAGLDGIWTVRDGTGHEAFAAPRTQDPLEFADLRATASVLAPMAAATGGGVHWLGDDPHAPSLPEITIAGGRNASSASRFAFPPRNAHAVAGQQTSTLLPTWAMAVFVGLMLLMAWWRESRF
- a CDS encoding ankyrin repeat domain-containing protein, translated to MISRAGIYLLVATVLAGLPVLCMPIHMAHAQDADEAEAEADAAEASKKAEARRAAKAAAPPAALPGAESREEEHGHASADMNPTDALFDAINRGSLGAAKEALNRGADMTGHNVLGQTPLDMAIDLNRNDITFLLLSMRTFSDSDPHFASTSLAEDDADAAPPPVGSHHTTATTIDRRYDASGGHAEPSIGFLGFGGS
- a CDS encoding DNA adenine methylase; this encodes MNRRPALDGAHGMAAMEAMEWHAARHSAVLTDEYLFSQLIPYIGNKRKLLGLIAQAIAATGADPARTDFIDLFAGTGVVSRLAKRLGFRVLANDWEPYSEVLNYCHVGMQTAPWFYGGRSYAQVVAELNALSPVEGWVTRHLCPDDDVHYDIARDRMFYMRKNGMRIDAIRERIVRWEHDGLLTVGQKASLLAPLLYSASYNSNTSGLFKGFHRGWGGRTGTALYRIAADLQLRPARFIDNGRDNHVLRMDAQDLAANLAGLVMADNAIAYIDPPYNQHPYGANYHVLNTITLWDQPCLAPKITGRDKSAIRQDWRSARRSAYNHRVLALAAYQQLLSVLDTRWIATSYSTDGFIPLADMVRANCERGQVQVFTRGYKRYRVSRQRHSARPKTVEFILLTQTRTCGTRTADEIVAEIRAIEASLDIGPGA